In one window of Sciurus carolinensis chromosome X, mSciCar1.2, whole genome shotgun sequence DNA:
- the LOC124972433 gene encoding LOW QUALITY PROTEIN: transcription elongation factor A protein-like 3 (The sequence of the model RefSeq protein was modified relative to this genomic sequence to represent the inferred CDS: inserted 1 base in 1 codon) has protein sequence MEKPYRENEGKLENEGKPEDAVEPEDEGKSDEEEKPDEEGKPAREGKLEDEGEPDEEGQLKDGGKAEKQGKSEGQSKPPGEGKPESQAKPASEPRAAEKRPAEDYVPRKXKRKTDRGTDDSPKDSQEDLQDRHLSSEEMMRECADVSRAQEELRKKQQKMGSFHWMQRDAQDAFAPRGQRGVRGVRGGGRGQRGLHDIPYL, from the exons ATGGAAAAGCCCTACCGCgaaaatgaaggaaaactggaaaacgaGGGAAAGCCAGAAGACGCAGTAGAGCCTGAAGATGAAGGAAAGTCAGACGAAGAAGAAAAGCCAGACGAGGAGGGGAAGCCAGCAAGGGAGGGCAAGCTAGAGGATGAGGGAGAGCCAGATGAGGAGGGACAACTGAAAGATGGGGGCAAGGCAGAAAAGCAGGGCAAGTCGGAAGGTCAGAGCAAGCCACCAGGTGAGGGCAAGCCAGAATCCCAGGCAAAGCCAGCCAGCGAGCCTCGGGCCGCCGAAAAGCGCCCGGCTGAAGATTATGTGCCccgga gcaaaagaaaaacggACAGGGGCACCGACGATTCCCCCAAGGACTCTCAGGAGGACTTACAGGACAGGCATCTGAGCAGTGAGGAGATGATGAGAGAATGTGCAGATGTGTCAAGGGCTCAGGAAGAGctaaggaaaaaacaacagaaaatgggtAGTTTTCACTGGATGCAAAGAGATGCTCAGGATGCGTTCGCCCCAAGGGGCCAAAGGGGTGTCAGGGGAGTGAGGGGCGGAGGTAGGGGCCAAAGGGGCTTACACGACATTCCCTACCTTTAA